One window of Dechloromonas sp. ZY10 genomic DNA carries:
- a CDS encoding VacJ family lipoprotein, whose amino-acid sequence MQISTQRYGDHGWRALLVGAAAMVWSLAAAAGDNPRDPYEGFNRTMFAVHESLDQAVIRPVAKGYDRAVPLPVKAGVGNFFGNVGDAWIGANNLLQGKGGDAGIDLGRLLVNSTLGIFGLFDVASELGLEKHDEDFGQTLAVWGVGDGGYLFWPVIGPRSVRDTAGFVADVSVDPVGRVDPVRVRNSLRAVRVVDVRASLLPSDKVVDEAALDKYAYIRDAYFQRRKNQIYDGRPPRQDD is encoded by the coding sequence ATGCAGATCAGCACACAACGATACGGAGATCATGGCTGGCGGGCCCTGCTCGTCGGCGCTGCCGCCATGGTCTGGAGCCTCGCTGCCGCAGCCGGGGATAATCCGCGCGACCCTTACGAGGGATTCAACCGGACCATGTTCGCGGTGCACGAAAGTCTTGACCAGGCAGTCATTCGCCCGGTTGCCAAGGGCTATGACCGCGCCGTTCCGCTGCCGGTCAAGGCCGGGGTTGGCAACTTCTTCGGCAATGTCGGCGATGCCTGGATCGGGGCCAACAACCTGCTGCAGGGCAAGGGGGGCGATGCCGGGATCGATTTGGGGCGCTTGCTGGTCAATTCGACCTTAGGCATCTTCGGGCTGTTCGATGTCGCCAGCGAACTCGGGCTGGAAAAGCACGACGAGGACTTCGGGCAGACTCTGGCCGTCTGGGGCGTCGGTGATGGCGGCTACCTGTTCTGGCCGGTGATCGGGCCGCGCAGCGTGCGCGATACCGCTGGTTTCGTGGCCGATGTTTCGGTTGATCCGGTCGGTCGGGTCGATCCAGTGCGCGTCCGCAACAGCCTGCGGGCGGTGCGTGTGGTCGATGTCCGGGCCAGTCTGCTGCCATCCGACAAGGTGGTCGACGAGGCCGCGCTCGACAAGTATGCCTATATCCGCGACGCCTATTTCCAGCGGCGCAAGAACCAGATTTACGATGGCCGTCCGCCACGCCAGGACGATTGA
- a CDS encoding phospholipid-binding protein MlaC, giving the protein MIRKIAATLLAVLSFSVFAQETPDVLVHRVTEEVLEIVRKDKEIQNGNTQKAIELVDAKVLPHFNFARMTALAVGKDWRKASPQQQQQLTQEFKTLLVRTYSNALTGYKNQKMVFKPFKMNPGDSDALVRTEVVQPGSKPVQIDYSLEKQDAGWKVYDVVVAGISLVTNYRDQFGQEVRNGGIDGLIGAIAGKNKSLAAQQGK; this is encoded by the coding sequence ATGATCAGAAAAATTGCTGCCACTCTGCTGGCTGTCCTCTCGTTTTCGGTGTTTGCTCAAGAAACGCCCGACGTGCTGGTGCACCGGGTGACCGAGGAAGTGCTAGAGATCGTCCGTAAAGACAAGGAAATCCAGAACGGCAATACGCAAAAGGCGATTGAACTGGTCGATGCCAAAGTCCTGCCGCATTTCAACTTTGCCCGGATGACTGCGCTGGCGGTTGGCAAGGACTGGCGCAAGGCCAGTCCGCAACAACAGCAGCAATTGACGCAGGAGTTCAAGACCCTGCTGGTGCGGACCTATTCGAACGCCTTGACTGGCTACAAAAACCAGAAAATGGTCTTCAAGCCGTTCAAGATGAACCCTGGCGACAGCGATGCACTGGTCCGGACCGAGGTCGTGCAGCCCGGCAGCAAGCCGGTACAGATCGATTACAGCCTGGAAAAGCAGGATGCCGGGTGGAAAGTGTACGACGTGGTGGTGGCCGGGATCAGTCTGGTGACCAATTATCGCGACCAGTTTGGCCAGGAGGTCCGCAACGGCGGTATCGATGGCCTGATCGGTGCGATCGCCGGCAAGAACAAGTCGCTGGCCGCGCAGCAAGGCAAGTAA
- the mlaD gene encoding outer membrane lipid asymmetry maintenance protein MlaD, which translates to MNRTVLDLWVGFFVAIGLGALLFLALKVGNLSSAQLSDTYVLQAKFDNIGGLKVRGPVKSAGVVVGRIAEIRFDPASYEAVVTMNVDGRYRFPKDTFASIYTAGLLGEQYIGLDVGGDEKMLNSGDTIAKTQSAVVLEKLISQFLFNKAAEGQDNK; encoded by the coding sequence ATGAATCGCACCGTACTCGACCTGTGGGTCGGTTTTTTTGTCGCCATCGGCTTGGGCGCCCTGTTGTTTCTGGCACTCAAGGTGGGCAACCTTTCCTCGGCCCAGTTGTCCGATACCTACGTCCTGCAGGCCAAGTTTGATAATATCGGCGGCCTGAAGGTACGTGGCCCGGTGAAGAGTGCCGGGGTGGTGGTCGGGCGGATTGCCGAGATTCGTTTCGATCCGGCCAGCTATGAAGCCGTGGTGACGATGAATGTCGATGGCCGGTACCGTTTTCCCAAGGATACCTTTGCATCGATTTATACCGCCGGCCTGCTGGGCGAGCAGTACATCGGACTGGATGTCGGTGGTGATGAGAAAATGCTGAATTCCGGGGATACGATCGCGAAAACCCAGTCTGCCGTGGTGCTGGAGAAACTGATCAGCCAGTTTCTCTTCAACAAGGCGGCAGAAGGACAGGACAACAAATAA